The following are encoded together in the Streptococcus oralis genome:
- a CDS encoding Spy0128 family protein, with protein sequence MKKINKKLSHAFMALLLVASVFIPVLRTSNVVKAAELPSSSYTLTTVPTINNNKLVDGAEYGEGKFYLQTTYKFDNSTTLKNGDFMVYKVPNEFKIESDSTTEIFGNDGVTKVAELTTNKSANTATVTVSNEDYFANLPEEKQISALFTVVWADNVELNKSYPIDIPGAGVYNLTRIVPDEDPTGFTKWGVQDTNDPNYINWYIRVNKYANPYEGVSIQDTIPEGQVLASEITGYYFTEWGKDEHHPLLNPSHIVVQDSNRFTITPNGNGDLTNQGLYVVYKTRITAPVDNTTKKAFNNVKITTSTENFDVEGFAPLTTTEGISSGSRSTEVSFEVSKQLKGKDLAAEEFSFQLLDPNGSVVETVKNDKDGKVKFKAVKFSTVGTYKYQIKEVNDQKPGFAYDDKTINAEVTVTDVYGEKFASVKYDNKVFVNSYSAKSATTSITAKKVLNGKTLEADKYEFELKEGDKLVATAKNAADGTVAFPAIEYTTAGTHTYTITEKDGGEAGVTYDKNAYTVTVKVADNGQGKLVAKVTGNNPTITNTYAAETPGSSDDKPKQPGETKELPNTGTSEMTMLLTVVGVVLAFGSILLFRFKKVK encoded by the coding sequence GTGAAAAAGATTAATAAAAAACTTTCTCATGCATTCATGGCGCTATTGTTAGTAGCTTCAGTATTTATCCCAGTACTAAGAACTAGCAATGTGGTTAAAGCTGCTGAACTACCATCTAGTAGCTATACGCTAACGACAGTACCGACAATTAACAATAATAAGTTAGTTGACGGTGCAGAGTATGGTGAAGGGAAATTTTACCTTCAAACCACTTACAAATTCGACAACTCAACAACGTTGAAGAATGGTGACTTTATGGTTTATAAAGTTCCAAATGAATTCAAAATTGAATCAGATTCAACTACTGAAATCTTTGGTAACGATGGAGTCACTAAGGTTGCTGAATTAACGACAAATAAGTCTGCAAATACAGCGACTGTAACGGTAAGTAACGAAGATTATTTTGCTAACTTACCTGAAGAGAAACAAATTTCGGCCTTATTTACGGTTGTATGGGCTGATAATGTTGAACTCAATAAGTCGTATCCAATCGATATTCCTGGAGCAGGAGTATACAATTTGACTCGTATTGTTCCAGATGAGGATCCAACAGGATTTACTAAATGGGGAGTTCAAGATACGAACGATCCAAATTATATTAATTGGTATATTCGCGTAAACAAATATGCTAATCCTTATGAAGGCGTTTCGATTCAAGATACAATCCCTGAAGGACAAGTATTAGCTAGTGAGATTACAGGTTACTACTTTACTGAATGGGGTAAGGATGAGCATCATCCTCTTTTGAATCCAAGTCACATTGTTGTTCAAGATTCTAATCGCTTCACTATTACTCCAAATGGTAATGGTGATCTAACCAACCAAGGTTTGTATGTAGTTTATAAGACTCGTATCACAGCTCCAGTTGATAATACAACAAAGAAAGCTTTCAATAACGTTAAAATTACGACTTCGACTGAAAACTTTGATGTAGAAGGTTTTGCACCATTAACCACAACTGAAGGTATTAGTTCAGGTTCACGTTCTACAGAAGTTTCATTTGAGGTTTCTAAGCAGTTAAAAGGAAAAGACTTAGCTGCTGAAGAATTTAGCTTCCAACTACTTGATCCAAACGGATCAGTTGTGGAAACTGTTAAGAATGATAAAGATGGCAAAGTGAAATTTAAAGCCGTTAAATTCTCTACAGTGGGTACTTATAAGTATCAGATCAAAGAAGTTAATGATCAAAAACCAGGTTTTGCTTACGATGATAAGACTATTAACGCAGAAGTTACTGTAACAGATGTTTATGGTGAGAAGTTTGCAAGTGTTAAATATGACAATAAAGTTTTTGTAAATTCGTATTCTGCTAAATCTGCAACAACTTCAATTACTGCTAAAAAAGTCCTAAATGGTAAAACTCTTGAGGCAGATAAATATGAATTTGAATTGAAAGAAGGCGACAAACTTGTAGCTACAGCTAAGAATGCTGCAGACGGAACAGTTGCTTTCCCAGCAATTGAATACACTACTGCAGGAACTCACACGTATACTATCACTGAAAAAGATGGTGGTGAAGCTGGTGTAACTTATGATAAAAATGCTTATACAGTAACAGTAAAAGTTGCAGACAATGGTCAAGGTAAACTTGTAGCAAAAGTTACAGGCAATAATCCAACCATCACAAATACTTATGCTGCTGAGACTCCAGGATCTTCTGATGACAAACCTAAACAACCAGGAGAAACTAAAGAACTACCAAATACTGGTACTTCTGAAATGACTATGTTGCTTACTGTTGTAGGAGTAGTACTTGCATTTGGTTCCATTCTTTTATTCCGTTTCAAAAAAGTTAAATAA
- a CDS encoding tetratricopeptide repeat protein translates to MNNSQRMLQALDEQDLTKADQYFHKALETDSSEVLYELASYLEGIGFYPQAKEIYQDIVTDFPEVNLNLASIASEDGNVEEAFAYLEEITPESDWYVSALALKADLYQLEGLTDVAREKLLEALNYSDDSLLVFGLAELDSELGNYQEAIQSYAQLDNRSIYEQTGVSTYQRIGYAYAQLGKFEAATEFLEKALELEYDDQTAFELASLYFDQEEYQKSVLYFKQIDTISPDFEGYEYGYSQALHKEHQVEEALRIAKQGLEKNPFETRLLLAASQFSYELHDPSSAEQFLLTAKEDAEDTEEIFLRLATIYMEQERYEDIIALQSQEPENLLTKWMIARSYQEIEDLDKAYELYQQLSSDLKNNPEFLEQYTYLLRELGYFEEAKVQAEAYLKLVPDDVQMQELLETL, encoded by the coding sequence GTGAACAATAGTCAACGCATGCTCCAGGCTTTGGATGAACAGGATTTAACCAAAGCGGATCAGTATTTTCACAAAGCCCTCGAAACAGATTCAAGTGAGGTTCTTTACGAACTAGCAAGCTATCTAGAGGGAATTGGCTTTTATCCTCAAGCAAAAGAAATTTACCAAGATATCGTTACAGATTTCCCAGAAGTGAATCTGAACTTAGCCAGCATTGCTAGCGAGGATGGCAATGTTGAGGAAGCCTTTGCTTACCTTGAGGAAATCACACCTGAAAGTGACTGGTATGTATCGGCCTTGGCCTTGAAGGCAGACCTCTATCAGTTGGAAGGATTGACAGATGTAGCGCGTGAAAAGTTACTGGAAGCCCTAAACTACTCAGACGATTCCTTATTAGTTTTTGGTTTGGCTGAGTTGGATAGCGAGTTAGGAAATTATCAGGAAGCTATTCAGAGCTATGCTCAATTAGACAATCGCTCAATCTATGAGCAAACGGGTGTCTCAACCTACCAACGAATCGGCTACGCATATGCTCAGTTAGGCAAGTTTGAAGCTGCAACTGAATTCTTAGAAAAAGCTTTAGAATTAGAATACGATGACCAAACTGCCTTTGAACTGGCTAGTCTTTACTTTGACCAAGAAGAGTATCAAAAATCTGTTCTTTACTTCAAGCAGATTGATACCATTTCACCTGACTTTGAAGGATATGAATATGGTTATAGTCAAGCTTTGCATAAGGAACATCAGGTGGAAGAGGCCCTTCGTATCGCTAAACAAGGTTTGGAGAAAAATCCATTTGAAACTCGGCTCTTACTTGCTGCTTCTCAGTTTTCGTATGAATTGCATGATCCTAGTAGTGCAGAGCAATTTCTCCTTACTGCCAAAGAAGATGCAGAGGATACAGAAGAAATTTTCCTTCGCCTTGCAACCATTTATATGGAACAAGAACGGTATGAAGATATCATCGCTCTCCAAAGTCAAGAACCTGAAAATCTCCTTACCAAGTGGATGATTGCCCGTTCTTATCAGGAAATTGAGGATTTAGATAAGGCCTATGAACTCTATCAACAACTATCGTCTGATCTCAAGAATAATCCTGAATTTCTGGAGCAGTATACTTATCTCCTACGTGAATTGGGGTATTTTGAAGAAGCCAAAGTGCAAGCTGAAGCTTATTTAAAACTCGTTCCAGATGATGTTCAAATGCAAGAACTCTTAGAAACACTTTAA
- a CDS encoding AI-2E family transporter gives MEHKEKHFSLSWFFKWFLDNKAITVFLVTLLLGLNIFILSKISFIFLPVLDFLGVVMLPVILSGLLYYLLNPIVDWMEKHKINRVLAISIVFVIIGLFIIWGLAVAIPNLQRQVLNFAKNVPTYLEDADKVINDLVTKRLPDDFRPQLEQVLSNVSSEATLWASKISSQAVNWVSAFISSVSQVIVAVIIVPFMLFYLLRDGKGLRDYLTKFIPNKLKEPIGQVLSDVNKQLSNYVRGQVTVAIIVAIMFIIFFKIIGLRYAVTLGITAGILNLVPYLGSFLAMLPALVLGLIAGPVMLLKVIIVFIVEQTIEGRFVSPLILGSQLNIHPINVLFVLLTSGSMFGIWGVLLGIPVYASAKVVISAIFNWYKKVSGLYEEEGEEIKSEQ, from the coding sequence ATGGAACATAAAGAGAAACATTTTAGCCTATCTTGGTTTTTTAAGTGGTTTTTAGATAATAAAGCCATCACTGTATTTTTAGTAACCTTGTTACTGGGGCTAAACATTTTTATTCTAAGTAAGATTAGTTTTATCTTTTTACCAGTTTTGGATTTTCTTGGGGTTGTCATGTTACCAGTTATTTTATCTGGTTTACTTTATTACCTACTTAATCCGATTGTTGACTGGATGGAGAAACACAAGATCAATCGTGTTCTTGCCATCAGTATTGTTTTTGTCATTATTGGACTTTTTATCATTTGGGGTCTGGCAGTCGCAATACCTAATCTGCAACGCCAAGTCTTAAATTTTGCGAAGAATGTGCCGACATACCTGGAAGATGCTGATAAGGTGATCAATGACCTTGTAACTAAACGCTTGCCAGATGATTTTAGACCACAGTTGGAGCAGGTTCTTTCCAATGTTTCTAGTGAAGCTACCCTGTGGGCGAGCAAAATCTCTTCTCAGGCTGTTAACTGGGTCAGCGCCTTTATCAGTAGCGTTTCCCAGGTCATTGTAGCGGTTATTATCGTACCATTCATGCTCTTTTATCTTTTGAGAGATGGGAAAGGCTTGCGGGATTACCTAACTAAATTCATCCCAAACAAGTTAAAAGAACCTATCGGACAAGTTTTGTCAGATGTTAATAAACAGTTATCAAACTATGTTAGAGGGCAGGTTACAGTTGCTATTATCGTGGCAATTATGTTTATTATCTTCTTTAAGATTATTGGTCTCAGATATGCTGTGACTCTTGGTATCACGGCTGGTATCCTCAATCTAGTACCTTACCTGGGTAGTTTTCTAGCGATGTTGCCTGCTCTGGTTTTGGGCTTAATAGCGGGGCCTGTCATGCTTTTAAAAGTAATTATTGTCTTTATTGTTGAACAAACGATTGAAGGTCGCTTCGTTTCCCCACTTATTTTGGGTAGTCAGCTAAACATCCATCCCATCAATGTCCTCTTTGTTCTCCTAACTTCAGGTTCTATGTTTGGTATTTGGGGAGTCTTGCTGGGAATCCCTGTCTATGCCTCTGCTAAGGTCGTTATCTCAGCTATCTTTAACTGGTATAAAAAAGTCAGCGGTCTGTATGAAGAAGAAGGGGAGGAAATCAAGAGTGAACAATAG
- a CDS encoding lactonase family protein, producing MKETVYFGTYTRRLSKGIYKADFDTETGQLANLELFAAEPSPTYLAFDQQQHLYTVGSQDGLGGIAAYKKDGTLLNHVVEEGAPHCYVAVDEKRSLVYGANYHKGQVLVYKRQADGSLIQTDLDQHSGQGPHENQTSPHVHFTDLTPDQYLVTCDLGTDEVTTYDVSPEGKLSKLYTYHSQAGAGARHIVFHHHYKIAYLICELNSTIEVLIYDGVGEFERMQVISTLPDGYEGFNATAAIRLSKDGKYLYASNRGHDSIAVYTILADGSLELLEIVPSHGKNPRDFDLTPDQEFLIAVHQDSDNATVFKRNPKSGRLAELSNDFHVPEAVCINFSH from the coding sequence ATGAAAGAAACTGTTTATTTTGGAACTTACACTCGTCGCTTATCTAAAGGGATTTACAAGGCAGATTTTGATACAGAAACAGGCCAGCTTGCAAATCTTGAACTCTTTGCTGCTGAACCAAGTCCGACCTACCTTGCCTTTGACCAACAGCAACACTTATACACCGTAGGGAGCCAGGATGGCTTAGGTGGAATCGCTGCATATAAGAAAGATGGCACTTTGCTAAATCATGTGGTTGAAGAAGGCGCTCCTCATTGCTATGTGGCAGTGGATGAAAAGCGTAGTCTCGTTTACGGAGCCAACTATCATAAAGGTCAAGTTCTAGTTTATAAACGTCAAGCGGATGGTAGCCTCATCCAAACAGATCTAGATCAGCATAGCGGACAAGGTCCTCATGAAAACCAAACTTCTCCACATGTACACTTTACGGATCTAACACCTGACCAGTACCTCGTCACATGTGATTTAGGGACGGATGAGGTAACAACCTATGATGTTAGTCCAGAAGGAAAACTAAGTAAACTCTACACTTATCACAGCCAAGCTGGAGCAGGTGCTCGCCACATCGTTTTCCACCACCACTATAAGATTGCCTATCTCATCTGCGAACTGAATAGCACGATAGAGGTCTTGATTTATGATGGGGTTGGTGAATTTGAACGCATGCAAGTTATTTCAACTTTACCAGATGGATATGAAGGCTTTAATGCTACTGCTGCCATTCGTCTTTCAAAAGATGGAAAATACCTCTATGCATCCAACCGAGGTCATGATTCCATTGCAGTCTATACAATCCTCGCTGATGGTAGCTTGGAATTATTAGAGATTGTACCAAGTCATGGTAAAAATCCACGTGATTTCGACCTAACTCCTGATCAAGAGTTTCTCATTGCTGTTCATCAAGATTCTGATAACGCAACCGTCTTTAAGCGCAATCCTAAAAGTGGTCGTCTTGCAGAGCTTTCTAACGACTTCCATGTCCCTGAAGCAGTCTGCATCAACTTTTCACATTAA
- a CDS encoding F0F1 ATP synthase subunit epsilon — protein MAHLTVQIVTPDGLVYDHHASFVSVRTLDGEMGILPRHENMIAVLAVDEVKVKRIDDDTHVNWIAVNGGIIEIANDIITIVADSAERARDIDISRAERAKLRAEREIEEAHDKHLIDQERRAKIALQRAINRINVGNRL, from the coding sequence ATGGCTCATTTAACTGTCCAGATCGTGACACCAGATGGCCTCGTCTATGATCACCATGCCAGCTTTGTATCGGTACGAACTCTGGATGGTGAGATGGGGATCTTGCCACGACATGAAAATATGATTGCGGTTTTAGCGGTTGATGAAGTGAAGGTAAAACGTATCGATGATGATACTCATGTGAACTGGATTGCAGTGAACGGAGGAATTATCGAGATTGCTAATGATATCATTACTATTGTAGCAGACTCAGCAGAGCGTGCTCGTGATATTGATATCAGTCGGGCAGAACGTGCGAAACTTCGCGCTGAACGAGAAATCGAAGAAGCCCATGACAAGCACTTGATTGACCAAGAACGTCGCGCAAAAATCGCATTGCAACGTGCTATCAACCGTATCAATGTCGGAAATAGACTATAA
- the atpD gene encoding F0F1 ATP synthase subunit beta, translated as MSSGKIAQVIGPVVDVLFAAGETLPEINNALVVYKNDERKTKIVLEVALELGDGMVRTIAMESTDGLTRGMEVLDTGRPISVPVGKETLGRVFNVLGDTIDLDAPFDEDAERQPIHKKAPTFDELSTSSEILETGIKVIDLLAPYLKGGKVGLFGGAGVGKTVLIQELIHNIAQEHGGISVFTGVGERTREGNDLYWEMKESGVIEKTAMVFGQMNEPPGARMRVALTGLTIAEYFRDVEGQDVLLFIDNIFRFTQAGSEVSALLGRMPSAVGYQPTLATEMGQLQERITSTKKGSVTSIQAIYVPADDYTDPAPATAFAHLDSTTNLERKLVQLGIYPAVDPLASSSRALAPEIVGEEHYAVAAEVKRVLQRYHELQDIIAILGMDELSDEEKTLVARARRIQFFLSQNFNVAEQFTGQPGSYVPVAETVRGFKEILEGKHDQLPEDAFRGVGSIEDVIAKAEKMGF; from the coding sequence ATGAGTTCAGGTAAAATTGCTCAGGTTATTGGACCCGTTGTCGACGTCTTGTTCGCAGCAGGGGAAACACTTCCTGAGATTAATAATGCACTTGTCGTCTACAAAAATGACGAAAGAAAAACAAAAATCGTCCTTGAAGTAGCCTTGGAGTTGGGTGATGGTATGGTTCGTACGATCGCCATGGAATCAACAGATGGTTTGACTCGTGGAATGGAAGTTTTGGACACAGGCCGTCCAATCTCTGTGCCAGTAGGTAAAGAAACTTTGGGACGTGTCTTCAACGTTTTGGGAGATACCATTGACTTGGATGCTCCTTTCGATGAAGACGCTGAGCGTCAGCCAATTCATAAGAAAGCTCCAACTTTTGATGAATTGTCTACCTCATCTGAAATCTTGGAAACAGGGATCAAGGTTATCGACCTTCTTGCCCCTTACCTTAAAGGTGGGAAAGTTGGACTCTTCGGTGGTGCCGGAGTTGGTAAAACTGTCTTGATCCAAGAATTGATTCACAACATTGCCCAAGAACACGGTGGTATTTCAGTATTTACTGGTGTTGGGGAACGTACTCGTGAAGGGAACGACCTTTACTGGGAAATGAAAGAATCAGGCGTTATCGAGAAAACAGCCATGGTATTTGGTCAGATGAATGAGCCACCAGGAGCACGTATGCGTGTTGCCCTTACTGGTTTGACAATCGCCGAATACTTCCGTGATGTAGAAGGCCAAGATGTGCTTCTCTTTATCGATAATATCTTCCGTTTCACTCAAGCTGGTTCAGAAGTATCTGCCCTTTTGGGTCGTATGCCTTCAGCCGTTGGTTACCAACCAACACTTGCTACTGAAATGGGTCAATTGCAAGAACGTATCACATCAACTAAGAAGGGTTCTGTAACCTCTATCCAAGCCATCTATGTGCCAGCGGATGACTATACTGACCCAGCGCCAGCAACAGCCTTCGCTCACTTGGATTCAACTACAAACTTGGAACGTAAGTTGGTACAGTTAGGTATCTATCCAGCTGTTGATCCGTTGGCTTCAAGCTCTCGTGCCTTGGCACCTGAGATTGTTGGTGAGGAGCATTACGCAGTTGCTGCTGAGGTTAAACGTGTTCTTCAACGTTACCATGAATTGCAAGATATCATTGCTATCCTTGGTATGGATGAACTTTCTGATGAAGAAAAGACCTTGGTTGCACGTGCCCGTCGTATCCAGTTCTTCTTGTCTCAAAACTTTAATGTTGCAGAACAATTTACTGGTCAACCTGGTTCTTATGTGCCAGTAGCGGAAACAGTTCGTGGCTTTAAGGAAATCCTTGAAGGAAAACATGACCAGTTACCAGAAGATGCCTTCCGTGGTGTCGGTTCAATCGAAGACGTCATTGCTAAGGCAGAAAAAATGGGATTTTAA
- a CDS encoding F0F1 ATP synthase subunit gamma, which produces MAVSLNDIKTKIASTKNTSQITNAMQMVSAAKLGRSEEAARNFQVYAQKVRKLLTDILHGNGSGGSTNPMLISRPVKKTGYIVITSDRGLVGGYNASILKAVMELKEEYHPDGTGFEIICIGGMGADFFKARGIQPIYELRGLADQPSFDEVRKIISKTIEMYQNELFDELYVCYNHHVNTLTSQMRVEQMLPIVDLDPNEADEEYSLTFELETSRDEILEQLLPQFAESMIYGAIIDAKTAENAAGMTAMQTATDNAKKVINDLTIQYNRARQAAITQEITEIVAGASALE; this is translated from the coding sequence ATGGCAGTATCTCTAAATGATATTAAAACAAAAATCGCCTCAACAAAAAATACTAGTCAAATCACCAATGCCATGCAAATGGTATCGGCTGCCAAGTTAGGTCGCTCTGAAGAAGCAGCACGTAACTTTCAAGTTTATGCTCAGAAGGTTCGTAAGCTTTTGACGGATATTCTGCATGGTAACGGATCTGGTGGTTCTACCAATCCGATGCTCATTAGTCGCCCAGTTAAGAAAACAGGCTATATCGTTATTACTTCAGACCGTGGCTTGGTTGGAGGTTATAATGCTTCCATCCTTAAAGCTGTGATGGAGCTGAAAGAAGAATACCATCCAGATGGTACAGGTTTTGAGATCATCTGTATCGGTGGGATGGGAGCTGATTTCTTTAAGGCTCGTGGCATTCAACCAATCTATGAACTACGTGGCTTGGCCGACCAACCAAGTTTTGATGAAGTTCGTAAAATTATTTCAAAAACGATTGAAATGTATCAAAATGAACTTTTTGATGAACTCTATGTTTGTTACAACCATCATGTCAATACTCTCACAAGTCAAATGCGTGTGGAACAAATGTTGCCGATTGTTGACTTAGATCCAAATGAAGCGGATGAAGAGTATAGCTTGACCTTTGAGTTGGAAACGAGTCGTGATGAGATTCTAGAGCAGTTGTTACCTCAGTTTGCAGAAAGTATGATATACGGGGCTATCATCGATGCCAAGACAGCTGAGAATGCTGCAGGTATGACAGCCATGCAAACGGCGACTGATAATGCTAAGAAAGTCATCAATGATTTGACAATCCAGTATAACCGTGCCAGACAGGCGGCGATTACACAAGAAATTACAGAAATTGTAGCGGGGGCTAGTGCCTTAGAATAA
- the atpA gene encoding F0F1 ATP synthase subunit alpha — translation MAINAQEISALIKQQIENFKPNFDVSETGVVTYIGDGIARAHGLENAMSGELLIFENGSYGMAQNLESTDVGIIILGDFTDIREGDTIRRTGKIMEVPVGESLIGRVVDPLGRPVDGLGEIHTDKSRPVEAPAPGVMQRKSVSEPLQTGLKAIDALVPIGRGQRELIIGDRQTGKTTIAIDAILNQKGQDMICIYVAIGQKESTVRTQVETLRQYGALDYTIVVTASASQPSPLLFLAPYAGVAMAEEFMYQGKHVLIVYDDLSKQAVAYRELSLLLRRPPGREAFPGDVFYLHSRLLERSAKVSDELGGGSITALPFIETQAGDISAYIATNVISITDGQIFLGDGLFNAGIRPAIDAGSSVSRVGGSAQIKAMKKVAGTLRIDLASYRELEAFTKFGSDLDAATQAKLNRGRRTVEVLKQPVHKPLPVEKQVIILYALTHGFLDTIPVDDIVRFEEGFHDFFDAQHPEILETIRETKDLPEEAVLDAAITEFLNQSSFQ, via the coding sequence TTGGCAATTAACGCACAAGAAATCAGCGCTTTAATTAAGCAACAAATTGAAAATTTCAAACCCAATTTTGATGTATCTGAAACAGGTGTTGTAACCTATATCGGGGACGGAATTGCGCGTGCTCACGGCCTTGAAAATGCCATGAGTGGGGAGCTGTTGATTTTTGAAAACGGCTCTTATGGGATGGCGCAGAACTTGGAGTCAACAGACGTTGGGATTATCATCCTAGGTGACTTTACAGATATTCGTGAAGGCGATACCATTCGCCGTACAGGTAAAATCATGGAAGTTCCTGTTGGTGAGAGCCTTATTGGACGTGTTGTGGATCCACTTGGTCGTCCAGTTGACGGTCTTGGAGAAATCCATACCGATAAGTCTCGTCCAGTAGAAGCGCCGGCTCCTGGCGTTATGCAACGTAAGTCTGTATCAGAACCATTGCAAACAGGTTTGAAAGCTATTGATGCCCTTGTTCCGATTGGTCGTGGTCAACGTGAGTTGATTATCGGTGACCGTCAGACAGGGAAAACAACCATCGCTATTGATGCTATTTTGAACCAAAAAGGTCAAGATATGATCTGTATCTATGTAGCGATTGGGCAAAAAGAGTCAACTGTTCGTACGCAAGTTGAAACACTTCGTCAGTACGGTGCCTTGGACTACACAATCGTTGTGACAGCTTCTGCTTCACAACCTTCTCCATTGCTCTTCCTAGCTCCTTATGCTGGGGTTGCTATGGCAGAAGAGTTTATGTACCAAGGGAAGCATGTTTTGATCGTTTATGATGATCTTTCAAAACAAGCGGTCGCTTATCGTGAACTTTCCCTCTTGCTTCGTCGTCCACCAGGTCGTGAAGCCTTCCCTGGGGATGTTTTCTACCTTCATAGCCGTTTGCTTGAGCGTTCAGCTAAGGTTTCTGATGAACTTGGTGGTGGTTCAATCACAGCTTTACCATTTATCGAGACACAAGCAGGAGATATCTCTGCTTATATCGCAACTAACGTGATTTCAATCACAGATGGTCAAATCTTCCTTGGCGATGGTCTCTTCAATGCGGGTATTCGTCCAGCTATCGATGCGGGTTCATCTGTATCTCGTGTAGGTGGTTCTGCACAAATCAAAGCTATGAAGAAGGTTGCTGGTACACTTCGTATCGACCTTGCTTCATATCGTGAGTTGGAAGCCTTCACTAAGTTTGGTTCTGATTTGGATGCGGCTACTCAAGCTAAGTTAAATCGTGGACGTCGTACCGTTGAAGTTCTGAAACAACCAGTTCATAAACCATTACCTGTTGAGAAACAAGTAATCATTCTTTATGCTTTGACACATGGTTTCTTGGATACGATTCCTGTAGATGACATTGTTCGTTTTGAGGAAGGGTTTCATGATTTCTTTGATGCACAACATCCAGAGATTTTGGAAACTATTCGTGAAACAAAAGACTTGCCAGAAGAGGCAGTCTTGGATGCTGCGATTACAGAGTTTCTCAATCAATCCAGCTTCCAATAA
- a CDS encoding F0F1 ATP synthase subunit delta, with product MDKKTAKVIEKYSMPFVQLVIEKGEEDRIFSDLDQIKQVAEETGLPSFLAQVAVDESDKEKTVRFFQDSVSPLMQNFIQVLVYNHRANLFYEVIADCLNRLEKETNRFVVTISSAHPLTDEQKERLLPLIEKKMSLKVRSVKEQIDEGLIGGFVIFANHKTIDVSIKQQLRVVKENLK from the coding sequence ATGGACAAGAAAACAGCAAAGGTCATTGAAAAGTACAGCATGCCTTTTGTCCAATTAGTGATTGAAAAAGGAGAAGAGGACCGGATTTTTTCAGACTTGGATCAAATCAAGCAAGTCGCAGAAGAAACGGGTTTACCTTCTTTTTTAGCTCAGGTGGCAGTCGATGAGTCAGATAAGGAAAAAACAGTTCGTTTCTTTCAAGACTCTGTGTCACCTTTAATGCAAAACTTTATTCAAGTTCTGGTTTACAATCACAGAGCAAATCTTTTTTATGAAGTAATTGCAGATTGTTTGAATCGCCTTGAAAAAGAGACCAATCGTTTTGTAGTCACGATTTCTTCAGCTCATCCTTTAACAGATGAACAGAAGGAACGTCTGCTCCCATTGATAGAGAAAAAAATGTCTCTGAAAGTGCGGAGCGTCAAAGAACAAATTGATGAAGGACTCATTGGTGGTTTTGTCATTTTTGCTAATCACAAGACAATTGATGTGAGTATTAAACAACAACTTCGAGTTGTTAAAGAAAATTTGAAATAG
- the atpF gene encoding F0F1 ATP synthase subunit B: MDLTISTIIGDFILIAGSFLLLIFLVKKYAWGNLSSILDERAEKISSDIDGAEEARKKAEELANKREAELAGSRTEAKTIIENAKGTAEKSKADILAEAKLEAGRLKEKANQEIAQNKAEALQSVKGEVADLTVSLAGKIISQNLDSHAHKELIDQYIDQLGEA; encoded by the coding sequence ATGGATTTAACTATTAGTACCATTATCGGTGACTTTATTCTTATCGCTGGTTCCTTCCTTTTATTGATCTTTTTAGTGAAAAAATATGCTTGGGGAAATCTTTCCAGCATCTTGGATGAACGTGCTGAAAAGATTTCTTCAGATATTGATGGTGCCGAGGAAGCCCGTAAAAAGGCTGAGGAACTAGCTAACAAACGTGAAGCTGAGTTAGCAGGTAGCCGTACCGAAGCTAAAACGATTATCGAGAATGCAAAGGGAACTGCTGAGAAAAGTAAAGCCGATATTTTAGCCGAAGCTAAACTTGAAGCAGGGCGCTTAAAAGAAAAAGCCAACCAAGAAATTGCTCAAAATAAAGCTGAAGCTTTACAAAGTGTTAAGGGCGAGGTGGCAGATTTGACAGTTAGTCTAGCTGGGAAAATCATCTCACAAAACCTTGACAGTCATGCCCATAAGGAACTCATTGATCAGTATATCGATCAGCTAGGAGAAGCCTAA